In Dromiciops gliroides isolate mDroGli1 chromosome 5, mDroGli1.pri, whole genome shotgun sequence, the following are encoded in one genomic region:
- the LOC122729894 gene encoding olfactory receptor 2AP1-like, whose translation MRNLTTLTDFILLGLTDVTEFQVVLFLFLVLIYISSILSNLTIITLTLLDSHLQTPMYFFLRNFSILEIFYISVFTPRILLSISTGNKVISFVGCFIQYFFAIFLGATEFYLLAAMSYDRYVAIKKPLHYTTIMNNRVCIVLVLCSWLAGFLIAAPAVLMASFLDFCSSNIINHYYCDTTPLLKLSCSDTGLVELVDSLLAIVTLMATLGLVIFSYSNIIQTILRFPSAQQRKKAFSTCSSHMIVISLSYGSCLFIYIKPSAKEDFSFQKEVSIFPTTITPVLNPFIYTLRNKQVIQAFKNLVQKIMNH comes from the coding sequence ATGAGAAATCTCACCACATTGACTGATTTCATTCTCCTGGGACTGACAGATGTCACTGAATTCCAGGTtgtactttttctctttcttgttctcaTCTATATATCCAGCATCCTCAGCAACCTGACCATTATCACTCTCACTCTATTGGACTCCCACCTCCAGACACCCATGTATTTCTTCCTTCGCAATTTTTCCATCTTAGAAATTTTCTACATATCTGTTTTTACTCCCAGAATCCTGCTGAGCATCTCAACAGGGAACAAAGTTATCAGCTTTGTTGGCTGCTTCATTCAGTACTTTTTTGCCATATTTCTGGGAGCCACAGAGTTTTACCTTCTGGCAGCCATGTCCTATGACCGCTATGTTGCCATCAAAAAACCCCTGCATTACACAACCATCATGAACAATAGAGTCTGCATAGTGCTTGTCCTCTGCTCTTGGCTGGCAGGGTTCCTGATTGCTGCCCCAGCAGTCCTGATGGCAAGTTTCCTGGACTTCTGCTCAAGCAATATAATAAATCATTATTACTGTGATACTACTCCCCTTCTGAAGCTCTCCTGCTCAGACACAGGCCTGGTAGAGCTGGTTGATTCTCTCTTGGCAATAGTGACACTGATGGCCACCTTAGGGTTGGTGATTTTCTCCTATTCAAACATTATCCAGACAATTCTCAGATTTCCTTCTGCCCAGCAAAGGAAAAAGGCCTTTTCTACCTGTTCTTCCCACATGattgtcatttctctctcctaTGGTAGCTGTCTTTTCATATACATTAAACCATCAGCAAAGGAAGACTTCAGCTTCCAAAAGGAAGTGAGTATATTCCCAACTACAATCACCCCAGTGCTGAACCCTTTCATTTACACCCTAAGGAACAAACAAGTGATACAAGCCTTCAAAAATTTGGTCCAAAAGATCATGAATCATTAA